The sequence ACAAATCGATGGATTGGTAAGCCGGTTCAAAATCTGAGCAGAGAAGATGGGAGCGCCACAGCGGCGCTCCCATTGACTGACTATCTTCAGAGCACCATCACCGCCAGCCAGCCAAACACCAGCAGCGGCAGGTTGTAATGCAGGAAAGTCGGCACCACGGTATCCCAGATGTGGTTGTGCTGACCATCAACATTGAGACCAGACGTCGGCCCCAGGGTCGAGTCCGAAGCCGGCGAGCCGGCATCTCCCAGCGCCGCCGCCGTACCCACCAGCGCAACGATTGCCAACGGGCTGAAACCCAGTTGCAAGGCCAGCGGTACATAGATCGCGGCGATAATCGGAATGGTCGAGAATGACGAGCCGATCCCCATGGTGATCAACAGACCCACCAGCAGCATCAACAGTGCCGCCAGAGCCTTGTTATGGCCAATCAGCTCAGCCGAGCTGTCCACCAGCGTCTGAATCGAACCGGTAGCTCGCATCACCTCGGCAAAGCCGGCAGCCGCGATCATGATGAAGCCAATCATGGCCATCATCTTCATGCCCTCGGTGAACACGTCATCGGCTTCGCGCCAGCGCACCACACCCGACACCGAGAAAATCACGAAGCCGGTCAGCGCGCCGATGATCATCGAATCCAGCCAGAGCTGCACGACAAACGCCGCCGCCACGGCTACCAATGCTACCAGCAGCGACAACGGATTGTAGTTGGCACCCACCCGCTCGGTCTGTTCAATACGCTCCATGTCATACTGACGCGGCTTGCGGTAGCTGATGAATACCGCCACCGCCAGACCAATCAGCATGCCCAGCGCCGGCAGGGCCATGGCCCGCATCACATTGACGGCAGTCACGTCCGCGCCGCTCTCGGATACGTTGGCCAGCAAAATGTTGTTGAGGAAGATCCCACCAAAACCGACCGGCAGGAACATGTAGGGAGTGATGAGACCGAAGGTCAGTACACAGGCTATCAGCCGGCGATCCAGGTTCAGCTTGCCCATCACATACAGCAGTGGCGGCACCAGCAGCGGAATGAAGGCAATGTGAATCGGCAGAATGTTCTGCGATGAAATCGCCACCGCCAGCAGCACCAGCACCAGCATGCCCTTGAGCAGCCCGGTGCCACCGGACTGCTGACGATTGACCAAGCCCAACGCCTTATCGGCCAGTGCGTGGGCCAGCCCAGACTTGGCGATCGCCACCGCAAAGGCACCCAGCAGTGCATAGCTCAGGGCCACATTAGCACCCTTGCCCAGCCCGCCCTGGAAAGCCTCCAAAGTGGCCTCTACGCCCAGGCCACCCAACAGGCCGCCGACTACCGCACCGATGATCAACGCGACCACCACATGCACCCGGCATAGACTCAGAATCAGCATTACCGCAACAGCGGCGACCACTGCATTCATTGGTGTATTCCCATATCGATGAAAGAAGACCGGCTCAAGGCAACCCTGGCATACAAGGGCTCCCTGGGCCGGAGGCCGCGTACTCTGCCGGATAGCGCCCAGCCTGTCAAAAGCAGCCCAGTGAACAATCGTGATTTTAGATAGAAGTTATCGTGTTTTTCCGCTATTTCCTGTTCAATTACCGTCCTAACATGGGTTCAACGCCACCTTCCACAGGAGTCCTTCATGCTCAATGTCGCGATTGTCGCTGGCAGCAGCCGTAGCAACAGCCAAACTGCCAAAGTCGCCCGCTTCATCCGCCAGACCCTGATCGACCAGCATCAACTTGATGCCGATGCGGTATCGTTGATCGACCTGGGCAGCAACCCCCTGCCCCTGTGGCCGGCCGAGGGCGCTGACGCCTGGGGGGACTTTGAAAAACAGTTAAGCGCAGCCGATGCTGTGGTGATTCTGGCCCCGGAATGGCATGGCATGGCCTGCCCGGCGATCAAAAACTTCTTCCTTTACGCCAGCAAGGCGCAACTGGCTCACAAACCAGCGATGCTCGGCGGCATTTCAGCCGGGGTCGGCGGCGCCTATCCGATCAGCGAGCTGCGCGCCTCCAGCTACAAGAATTGCCGACTGTGCTATATCCCTGAGCACCTGATCGTGCGCGGAGTGGAAGCCGTAATGAATCAGGCCGAACCAGCCTCGGAAGACGATAGCCGCATCCGCGCCCGGCTGAACTACAACCTGGATATCCTGCTGCGTTATGCCCAGGCCCTGAAGCCGGTCCGCGGACAAATCGACATGAGCAATCCGGCTTTCGCCAACGGCATGTAACCCCCTACTAAAGTCTAAACCTTATTTCAGGGCGCCCACAGGCGCCCTGTCATCGTTCCGTAACCTGTCTGGAACGGGCGATCGCACGCTCTCCCTCTCCGCTCCTCACGGCCCCGCCCTGCCCCTGTTCGACCAAGGTCTTAGCGCCGGACAGGGAACCCCCATGCTTTAGTTGCATCCGCACCGGACATTTTCCCCTGTCAGGTTCATGCCGACGGCCTGCTGCCTGAACGCAGTTGCATCTGACGATACCGGTCAAGCCGTTTTGACACTATGGAGAACAATAATGAAGCATGTCAGACCCAAGGCGCTGGCCACTGCCGTGGCCCTTTCACTGATCGCCCCGATGGCCAACCAGGCAACCGCCGCCGGCTTTGTCGAAGATGCCAAGGCCTCCCTGCAGCTACGCAACTTCTATTTCAACCGTGATTTCCGTGACCCAGGTGCTCAATCCAAAGCCGAAGAGTGGGCCCAGGGCTTCATTTTTCGAGCTCAATCGGGCTATACCGAAGGGGCTGTAGGGTTCGGCCTCGACGCCTATGCCGCTCTGGGCCTCAAGCTCGACTCGGCGGACGACCGGGCCGGCACCGGCCTGCTACCCAACTCCTTCGGCAATGAAGGCCCCGGCAATTACAGCCACGCCCTGCTGACCGGCAAGGCCAAGGTTTCCAAAACCGAACTGAAAGTTGGCGGCCTGTATCCGCAGATTCCGATTGCCCAGGCCAGTGACATTCGCCTGATCCCTCAGATGTATACCGGCGCCAACCTGTCCATGGGCGAAATCGAGAACCTTGATGTCCAGGCTGGCCAATTGCGTGATGTGGTATTTCGCGCCAGTACCAACCGCGAAGATATCCGCGCCACTGTCGGCGGCTCCTCAGATCGTTTCAACTACCTGGGCGGCAACTACAAGTTCAACCAGAACAGCACCACATTCGGTCTCTGGCGCGGAGAGTTGAAGGATGTCTATGGCCAGACGCTGGTCAACCTGATTCACAACATGAACGCCGGTGACTGGAAACTGGGCGCCAACCTGGCTTATTTCGATACCCGCGACATTGGCAGCCAGCCCATGGACATCGACCACAAGATGAAGTCCCTGATGCTCTCGGCCGGCCTTGGTCACCATACCTTCCGGGTCGGTTACCAACACAGTGATGGCGATACCTCCTTTCCCTACCTGGCCGAGAACAACCCCTATATCGCCAACTACGTCCAGATCCTCGACTTCGCCCGAGCCGACGAAAAGTCCTGGCAGGCACGCTATGACCTGGACTTCGCCGCTGTCGGGCTGCCGGGTTTGAGAGGTTTTGTCCGTTATATCCGTGGCAGCAATATCGACATGGGTCCGGCTGGCCGAGGTAAGGAATGGGAACGTGATATCGACTTTACCTACACCCTGCAAAGCGGCCCGCTGAAGAACCTGGCAATCCAGTGGCGTAACGCAATGGTGCGCTCGGACGTGATTCGCGACATGGACGAAAACCGTCTGATTCTGTCCTACACCATCCCTCTGCTCTAACCCTTCAGCGCCCGGGCTAACGACCCGGGCGCCTTCAGGTCACGCGACACGCGCCCCACCCTAGGGCGAAACCTGACTTCACAATCCACCTCAAAGCGTCGAAAAAAATCATTATATTTCATGAGATTAAGAAGCTATCATGAACCCCAACACAAGATCGTTGCCCTATTTTGGGGCTCGCCCCGAGCGTACTGAAAGCCAACGGTATCGAAACGGCCCATGAGCACACCTGCGACGATCAGCCGCAGCGCACTCAGTGCCGCGTCAATCCGGACTCCAGACAGGGGGCCAGCGCCGCGAGCCAGCGTCACGGAGCTGCTTGGCTATAATCTTGCATACGTTTGACGCCCATAAATACCCGCCTGGAGAACAACGTGTTTAATGGCCACCCCCTGCCTTACTTCCAGCCACTGATCGATACCGCAACGGGCCGTATCGCCGGCTATGAAGCCCTGGCCCGATTGCGCGACGAAGAAGGCAACGTCACCAGCGCCGGCCCCCTGTTCACCGACCCGAGCGTCAACCCTGCGGACCTGCTGGAATTGGATCGCTGTATCCGCCGCATGGCGCTCGAACGCTTTCGCGATAACCCAGAGGGTTTCCTCAGCCTCAACATTTCACCGCTTTGGGTCAGTCAGCTCACTCCCGACTCGCCACTGCCAAGCCTGCAGTTGCTGGAGGAAGTCGGCCTGCCCCCCGAACAGGTGGTCTTCGAAATCACCGAACTGCAGG is a genomic window of Halopseudomonas phragmitis containing:
- a CDS encoding OprD family porin encodes the protein MKHVRPKALATAVALSLIAPMANQATAAGFVEDAKASLQLRNFYFNRDFRDPGAQSKAEEWAQGFIFRAQSGYTEGAVGFGLDAYAALGLKLDSADDRAGTGLLPNSFGNEGPGNYSHALLTGKAKVSKTELKVGGLYPQIPIAQASDIRLIPQMYTGANLSMGEIENLDVQAGQLRDVVFRASTNREDIRATVGGSSDRFNYLGGNYKFNQNSTTFGLWRGELKDVYGQTLVNLIHNMNAGDWKLGANLAYFDTRDIGSQPMDIDHKMKSLMLSAGLGHHTFRVGYQHSDGDTSFPYLAENNPYIANYVQILDFARADEKSWQARYDLDFAAVGLPGLRGFVRYIRGSNIDMGPAGRGKEWERDIDFTYTLQSGPLKNLAIQWRNAMVRSDVIRDMDENRLILSYTIPLL
- a CDS encoding Na+/H+ antiporter family protein, with the protein product MNAVVAAVAVMLILSLCRVHVVVALIIGAVVGGLLGGLGVEATLEAFQGGLGKGANVALSYALLGAFAVAIAKSGLAHALADKALGLVNRQQSGGTGLLKGMLVLVLLAVAISSQNILPIHIAFIPLLVPPLLYVMGKLNLDRRLIACVLTFGLITPYMFLPVGFGGIFLNNILLANVSESGADVTAVNVMRAMALPALGMLIGLAVAVFISYRKPRQYDMERIEQTERVGANYNPLSLLVALVAVAAAFVVQLWLDSMIIGALTGFVIFSVSGVVRWREADDVFTEGMKMMAMIGFIMIAAAGFAEVMRATGSIQTLVDSSAELIGHNKALAALLMLLVGLLITMGIGSSFSTIPIIAAIYVPLALQLGFSPLAIVALVGTAAALGDAGSPASDSTLGPTSGLNVDGQHNHIWDTVVPTFLHYNLPLLVFGWLAVMVL
- a CDS encoding NADPH-dependent FMN reductase; this encodes MLNVAIVAGSSRSNSQTAKVARFIRQTLIDQHQLDADAVSLIDLGSNPLPLWPAEGADAWGDFEKQLSAADAVVILAPEWHGMACPAIKNFFLYASKAQLAHKPAMLGGISAGVGGAYPISELRASSYKNCRLCYIPEHLIVRGVEAVMNQAEPASEDDSRIRARLNYNLDILLRYAQALKPVRGQIDMSNPAFANGM